One window of Trinickia caryophylli genomic DNA carries:
- a CDS encoding glycosyltransferase: MKILHLTATLDPAAGGPAEGVRQSAAALAAQGHEVEAATLDAPDAPFLVGTGMPVTALGPSRGRYGYTPHAVPWLRANGPAFDAVIVNGLWQFHGFAARQALHGLDVPYYVFPHGMLDPWFKRTYPLKHLKKWLYWPWADYRTLRDARAVLFTTEEERRLARRSFSLYRANERVVSYGTAAPPADGDRLRTAFFAAHPALAGKRLLTFLGRIHPKKGCDLLIHAFAHACRERDDAHLLFAGPGSNAMLGALRDAANEAGIARHITWAGMLSGDVKWGAFHASDAFVLPSHQENFGIAVVEALGCGVPVLISDKVNIWREVAADGAGFVAPDTLEGTQSNLRRWFDARDTERAAMRARAVDSFRTRFTMEAHTRRLVEVLETEARRLPTLRVQRTGEPARPRVHG, from the coding sequence ATGAAAATTCTCCATCTCACCGCCACACTGGATCCCGCCGCGGGTGGCCCGGCCGAAGGCGTACGTCAAAGCGCGGCGGCACTCGCCGCCCAGGGGCATGAAGTCGAAGCGGCCACGCTCGACGCACCGGATGCGCCGTTTCTGGTCGGCACTGGCATGCCCGTGACGGCGCTGGGACCGTCGCGCGGCAGGTACGGCTATACGCCGCACGCAGTGCCATGGCTGCGCGCGAACGGGCCTGCGTTCGATGCCGTCATCGTCAACGGCCTTTGGCAATTTCATGGCTTCGCGGCAAGACAGGCGCTGCATGGTCTCGATGTTCCCTATTATGTCTTCCCGCACGGAATGCTCGACCCCTGGTTCAAGCGCACGTATCCGCTCAAGCACCTGAAAAAGTGGCTTTACTGGCCGTGGGCCGACTATCGGACGCTGCGCGACGCGCGTGCCGTGCTGTTCACGACCGAGGAGGAACGCCGGCTCGCGCGGCGCTCGTTCTCGCTTTATCGCGCGAACGAGCGCGTCGTCTCTTACGGCACGGCCGCACCGCCCGCCGATGGGGACCGCCTGCGCACGGCGTTCTTCGCGGCACACCCGGCGCTGGCCGGCAAACGCCTGCTGACCTTCCTCGGCAGAATCCATCCGAAAAAAGGCTGCGACCTGTTGATACACGCGTTCGCGCACGCATGCCGTGAGCGAGACGATGCGCATCTGCTCTTCGCCGGCCCGGGCAGCAACGCCATGCTCGGCGCGCTGCGCGATGCGGCAAACGAAGCCGGCATCGCGCGGCACATCACGTGGGCCGGCATGCTGAGCGGCGACGTCAAGTGGGGAGCTTTCCATGCAAGCGATGCGTTCGTGTTGCCCTCGCATCAGGAGAACTTCGGCATTGCCGTCGTCGAAGCGCTCGGCTGCGGCGTGCCCGTTCTGATCTCGGACAAGGTCAACATCTGGCGCGAAGTCGCCGCCGATGGCGCGGGATTCGTCGCGCCCGACACGCTGGAAGGCACGCAGTCGAATCTGCGGCGCTGGTTCGACGCACGCGATACCGAGCGCGCAGCCATGCGCGCGCGAGCGGTCGACTCGTTTCGCACCCGCTTTACGATGGAGGCCCATACGCGGCGCCTCGTCGAAGTCCTCGAGACCGAAGCACGTCGACTGCCCACGTTGCGCGTGCAACGAACCGGCGAGCCGGCGCGGCCACGCGTGCACGGGTAA
- a CDS encoding transglutaminase family protein has protein sequence MSREITLSVSHATTYRYSMPVETAQHLATIRPLANAWQRIVSHSERIEPAPAYETSHIDAFGNEVLYFSFDTPHESLSLTSETTVVLSPRWQGFDPGATPAWEEVAHALGYRAGGQYLPETEFVFASPNVALGPALRTYALESFVPGAPLAAAAIDLMHRIHAEFAYDPQATAFDTPALRAFEARHGVCQDFAQVMIGCLRSLGLAARYVSGYLRTEPPKGAPRLIGADASHAWASVFCPGLGWIDLDPTNDVLADLDHVTLAVGRDYTDVSLLRGIILGGGEHSVDVAVSVVQR, from the coding sequence ATGAGCCGCGAAATCACGCTCTCGGTCTCGCATGCGACGACCTATCGCTATTCGATGCCCGTCGAAACGGCGCAGCATCTCGCAACCATCAGGCCGCTTGCAAACGCATGGCAGCGGATCGTCTCGCACAGCGAGCGCATCGAGCCTGCGCCCGCGTACGAGACTTCTCATATCGATGCTTTCGGCAACGAGGTGCTGTACTTCTCGTTCGATACGCCGCATGAAAGCCTCTCGCTCACGAGCGAGACCACGGTCGTGCTCTCGCCGCGCTGGCAAGGGTTCGATCCCGGCGCCACGCCGGCGTGGGAGGAGGTCGCGCATGCGCTCGGCTATCGCGCGGGTGGGCAGTACCTGCCGGAGACCGAATTCGTCTTCGCGTCGCCGAACGTCGCACTGGGCCCGGCGCTGCGCACCTATGCGCTCGAGAGCTTCGTGCCCGGCGCGCCGCTGGCCGCCGCCGCGATCGATCTGATGCACCGCATCCACGCGGAGTTCGCCTACGATCCGCAGGCGACGGCGTTCGATACGCCGGCGCTGCGTGCGTTCGAGGCGCGGCATGGCGTCTGCCAGGATTTCGCGCAGGTGATGATCGGCTGCCTGCGCTCGCTCGGCCTCGCAGCGCGGTACGTAAGCGGCTATTTGCGCACCGAGCCGCCCAAGGGGGCGCCGCGGCTCATCGGCGCCGATGCCTCGCATGCCTGGGCCTCCGTGTTCTGCCCGGGGCTCGGCTGGATCGATCTCGATCCGACCAACGATGTGCTTGCCGATCTCGATCACGTCACGCTCGCCGTCGGGCGCGACTACACCGACGTTTCGCTGTTGCGCGGCATCATCCTCGGCGGCGGCGAGCACAGTGTCGACGTGGCGGTGAGCGTCGTTCAGCGCTGA
- a CDS encoding glycosyltransferase, translating to MANATLSPAAGHGAATIDAAARATPAASAAAQTVLLIEPNFSGHRWRYAQWAAEAFVEAGHACVLVTESRNEDHRLARRIAAAGRSDLEIAFVDPPAPSGGVFAALDRIPYWRYHRYFRHAYRLVTEFAPVSLVAVPYVDYFLYAVPFLGSPFGSTPWIGVTMRSSFHHRSVGVKAPDRRIVNAVKACLFRQAVRAPGVRALLSIDPTLPEWSARALGARAASVRYLADPFPDARADDPARARARLGLPPGRYLLVYGAITDRKGIRELVAALECMDEAPTLVVAGEQDAQIREFLGVHAGRLTPAPVVMDSFVTNETELDLFSACDAVWLGYKGHYGMSGVLVQAYRFRRPVIATAEGLIGWFCRDGSLGPVIDDLSPESIARAIDRALSLPLPVPVPHGTAAGAYDESTQHECLLERNTLEQFKRTLREAMGTAEPRQPSIA from the coding sequence ATGGCAAACGCAACGCTTTCTCCCGCGGCGGGGCACGGCGCCGCAACGATCGACGCGGCAGCCCGCGCGACACCGGCCGCAAGCGCCGCCGCCCAAACGGTTCTTCTCATCGAGCCGAATTTCAGCGGGCACCGATGGCGCTATGCCCAGTGGGCGGCCGAAGCCTTCGTCGAAGCCGGCCACGCATGCGTGCTCGTGACGGAATCGCGTAACGAAGACCATCGTCTTGCACGCAGGATCGCGGCCGCGGGCCGCAGCGACCTCGAGATCGCATTCGTCGATCCGCCCGCCCCGTCGGGCGGCGTGTTCGCGGCGCTCGACCGCATCCCGTATTGGCGCTACCACCGCTACTTCCGGCACGCCTATCGGCTCGTCACCGAATTCGCACCGGTGTCGCTCGTGGCCGTGCCGTACGTCGATTACTTTCTCTATGCTGTGCCATTCCTGGGCTCCCCCTTCGGCTCGACACCCTGGATCGGCGTCACGATGCGCTCGTCGTTCCACCACCGCAGCGTCGGCGTGAAGGCCCCCGACCGACGTATCGTCAACGCCGTCAAAGCCTGTCTTTTCCGGCAGGCGGTGCGCGCGCCAGGCGTACGGGCCTTGCTGTCGATCGATCCGACACTGCCCGAATGGAGCGCCCGGGCGCTCGGCGCGCGTGCAGCCAGCGTGCGCTATCTGGCCGACCCGTTTCCCGACGCGCGCGCCGACGATCCCGCGCGCGCGCGGGCCCGCCTCGGGCTGCCACCGGGGCGGTATCTGCTCGTCTACGGCGCCATCACCGACCGCAAGGGCATACGGGAACTCGTTGCCGCGCTCGAGTGCATGGACGAAGCCCCGACCCTCGTGGTCGCCGGGGAGCAGGACGCGCAGATACGAGAGTTTCTTGGCGTCCATGCCGGGCGGCTCACGCCCGCGCCCGTAGTCATGGATTCCTTCGTCACGAACGAAACAGAGCTCGATCTTTTCTCCGCCTGCGATGCGGTGTGGCTCGGCTACAAGGGGCACTACGGCATGAGCGGCGTGCTGGTGCAGGCGTACCGGTTCCGCAGGCCCGTCATCGCCACAGCCGAAGGGCTCATCGGCTGGTTTTGCCGGGACGGCTCGCTGGGCCCCGTTATCGACGATCTATCGCCCGAATCGATCGCGCGCGCCATCGATCGGGCCCTGTCATTGCCGTTGCCGGTGCCGGTGCCGCACGGCACCGCCGCGGGCGCATACGATGAGTCGACGCAACACGAGTGCCTGCTCGAACGCAATACACTCGAGCAATTCAAGCGCACGCTTCGGGAAGCCATGGGTACCGCGGAACCGCGGCAGCCCTCGATCGCATAG
- a CDS encoding FAD-dependent oxidoreductase: MFIDTRTVEEGHTVDTTVCIVGAGVAGITLALEMSRMGIDTCLLESGGYKADDETRDLYRGENVGLPYTFADGSRSRYLGGSSNCWGGWCRPLDPWDFDKRDWVAHSGWPFGLDELAPYYARTHAWLKLGPNNFDPAFWEQAIGRADVRRVPLVTGLVRDTIAQFSPPARFGKLYRKDLARSTNVRVFLHANVVDIASDPDAARVSHVDVATLSGRRIRMRARHYVLAAGGIENARLLLASNRTQPAGLGNGHDVVGRFFMDHPRIMSASVRFSDAWARNKLHDIKFHYQNAAVSAHGTMISSQFALTPEVLARERLLNARVWFFSMFYGEGSAAAEALIRCKQALLKKDQPGWRLGDDLATMAAHPVDTIGFGLTRLLQPRALITDVKLQAIVEAVPNRDSRVTLCTQRDALGMPRVSVAWRLDELVKRTFDRTFSLVAQELAASGVARVTLDAPLEGRAWPSTLEGTWHHMGTTRMHDSPKEGVVDRHCKVHGIENLHIAGSSVFPSVGANFPTITITALALRLAERLARVLGKTVPAGAANDARAGAAVDTLPFAAATLSRAAKE, translated from the coding sequence ATGTTCATCGATACACGTACCGTCGAAGAAGGCCATACGGTCGATACGACGGTTTGCATCGTCGGCGCAGGGGTTGCCGGGATCACGTTGGCGCTCGAGATGAGCCGGATGGGAATCGACACCTGTCTGCTCGAAAGCGGCGGCTACAAGGCTGACGACGAGACGCGCGATCTGTATCGGGGCGAAAACGTGGGACTGCCCTACACGTTCGCCGATGGCAGCCGCAGCCGCTATCTGGGCGGCAGCAGCAATTGCTGGGGCGGCTGGTGCCGGCCGCTCGATCCATGGGACTTCGACAAGCGCGATTGGGTTGCGCACAGCGGCTGGCCGTTCGGACTCGACGAGCTCGCGCCTTACTATGCGCGCACGCATGCGTGGCTCAAGCTCGGCCCCAACAATTTCGATCCCGCGTTCTGGGAGCAGGCGATCGGCCGTGCCGACGTGCGGCGCGTACCGCTCGTGACCGGTCTCGTGCGCGATACCATCGCGCAATTCAGCCCTCCCGCGCGTTTCGGCAAGCTCTATCGCAAGGATCTCGCACGCTCGACGAATGTGCGCGTCTTTCTCCATGCGAATGTGGTCGACATCGCGAGCGACCCCGACGCCGCGCGCGTGAGCCATGTCGATGTGGCCACGCTGTCGGGCCGGCGCATCCGCATGCGGGCCAGGCACTACGTGCTCGCGGCGGGGGGCATCGAGAACGCGCGTCTTTTGCTGGCTTCGAACCGCACGCAGCCTGCGGGGCTCGGCAACGGACACGATGTCGTCGGCCGCTTTTTCATGGATCATCCGCGCATCATGTCGGCGAGCGTGCGCTTTTCCGACGCATGGGCGCGCAACAAGCTTCACGACATCAAGTTCCACTATCAGAACGCCGCTGTTTCCGCGCACGGCACGATGATCTCCTCGCAGTTCGCGCTGACGCCCGAGGTGCTTGCCCGCGAACGGCTACTGAACGCACGTGTCTGGTTTTTTTCGATGTTCTACGGCGAAGGCAGCGCCGCGGCCGAGGCGCTGATCCGTTGCAAGCAGGCATTGCTGAAAAAAGACCAGCCGGGCTGGCGCCTGGGCGACGATCTGGCGACAATGGCCGCGCATCCGGTCGATACCATCGGCTTCGGCCTCACGCGGCTTTTGCAGCCCCGCGCGCTCATCACCGATGTGAAGCTGCAGGCGATCGTCGAGGCAGTGCCGAACCGCGACAGCCGGGTGACGCTCTGCACTCAGCGCGATGCGTTGGGTATGCCGCGCGTGAGCGTGGCGTGGCGGCTCGACGAGCTCGTCAAGCGCACATTCGATCGCACCTTCTCGTTGGTGGCGCAGGAACTGGCGGCAAGCGGCGTTGCGCGCGTGACGCTCGATGCCCCGCTCGAGGGGCGGGCGTGGCCCTCGACGCTCGAGGGCACATGGCATCACATGGGCACCACGCGCATGCACGATTCGCCGAAAGAAGGCGTGGTCGATCGCCACTGCAAAGTGCATGGCATCGAAAATCTGCACATCGCCGGCAGTTCGGTATTTCCCAGCGTCGGTGCGAATTTCCCCACCATTACGATCACGGCGCTGGCCCTGCGGCTCGCCGAGCGACTTGCGCGCGTGCTCGGCAAGACCGTGCCCGCCGGCGCGGCGAACGACGCGCGTGCCGGGGCCGCCGTCGATACGCTGCCCTTTGCCGCGGCCACGCTTTCGCGAGCGGCGAAGGAGTGA
- a CDS encoding acyltransferase family protein — MSNLFAGAQSVVRGRTIELDFLRGIAIIAVMGYHFHTVDTGFRLVPIIQYPFTHFGREGVNLFFTLSGFLVGGLLLRQYADTGAIDAGRFIVRRIFKIWPAYYVLIVFHFFAGRHPTSTFLLQNLTHLQNYLGTSISQTWSLAVEEHFYLVLPALLLLFARWRLRANAILALLGMLCLLVLAARSVVVAKGDIDAAFFQTQYRIDSLLAGVMLAAVYWMKPALYRRLAQRKGWLMAMVVLLVAWLAFATSHVALDESIGYTIQAIGYVALIVLMLEHAGTAAQTWLFRAVAWVGVYSYGIYLWHSLAFAPADILIAKAGALGIPALVVWAVALVFQTAIAISAGYVTTRLVEFPFLRLRNALFPARGAAGAGPSAPVPVVPMPEPAAAADNVPPVAGGQPL; from the coding sequence ATGAGCAATCTGTTCGCGGGAGCCCAATCCGTCGTGCGGGGTCGGACAATCGAGCTCGATTTCCTGCGCGGAATCGCCATCATCGCGGTGATGGGCTATCACTTTCACACCGTCGATACCGGCTTCAGGCTCGTTCCGATCATTCAATATCCCTTCACGCACTTCGGGCGCGAAGGCGTCAACCTCTTCTTCACGCTGAGCGGATTTCTCGTCGGCGGGCTGCTGTTACGCCAATACGCGGATACCGGTGCGATCGACGCGGGCCGTTTCATCGTGCGGCGCATCTTCAAGATCTGGCCGGCGTATTACGTGCTCATCGTCTTTCATTTCTTTGCCGGCCGGCACCCGACCAGCACCTTCTTGCTGCAGAACCTCACCCATCTGCAAAACTATCTGGGTACCTCCATCTCGCAGACATGGAGTCTTGCGGTCGAGGAGCACTTTTATCTCGTTCTGCCTGCGCTGCTGCTCCTTTTCGCGCGCTGGCGGCTGCGCGCGAACGCGATCCTGGCGCTGCTCGGCATGCTGTGCCTGCTCGTGCTCGCCGCGCGCTCGGTCGTCGTGGCGAAGGGGGATATCGACGCGGCGTTCTTTCAGACGCAGTATCGAATCGACAGCCTGCTCGCCGGTGTCATGCTGGCGGCTGTCTATTGGATGAAGCCGGCGCTTTATCGCCGGCTCGCGCAGCGCAAGGGATGGCTCATGGCGATGGTCGTACTGCTCGTCGCATGGCTGGCGTTCGCGACGAGCCATGTCGCGCTCGACGAAAGCATCGGCTATACGATTCAGGCCATCGGCTATGTCGCGCTCATCGTGCTGATGCTCGAGCATGCGGGCACGGCGGCGCAGACCTGGCTCTTTCGAGCGGTGGCCTGGGTGGGCGTCTACTCCTACGGTATCTATCTTTGGCATTCGCTCGCGTTCGCACCCGCCGACATCCTGATAGCGAAGGCCGGCGCGCTCGGCATACCGGCGCTCGTCGTGTGGGCTGTCGCGCTCGTGTTCCAGACGGCGATCGCGATATCGGCCGGATACGTCACGACGCGGCTCGTCGAGTTTCCGTTCCTGCGCCTGCGCAATGCGCTCTTTCCCGCTCGCGGCGCGGCCGGGGCAGGGCCGAGCGCACCCGTGCCCGTCGTTCCCATGCCCGAGCCGGCCGCGGCGGCCGACAACGTGCCGCCCGTTGCCGGCGGCCAGCCGCTTTGA
- a CDS encoding DapH/DapD/GlmU-related protein — MDHPIEHDLVDRRDARDRLGADGRSHEVEAPSGRVIDLSRAGKGNCVRRPSLLTEATWFVLEACIVNNKLVPSSALRVALLRIFGAKIGIGCRFVHPLRVKAPWNLEVGDHCWFGVDVWIYNQAPIRIGSHVCISQGTFLTAGSHDMSTTMDLRVAPIVIEDGVWITSKCVVQMGVTIGRSAVVTPLSVVHRSLAPEGVYGGNPCRFLRKRFAP; from the coding sequence ATGGACCATCCCATTGAGCACGATCTCGTCGATCGGCGCGACGCGCGCGATCGGCTCGGCGCAGACGGACGCTCGCACGAGGTGGAGGCCCCGAGCGGACGCGTCATCGATCTGTCGCGGGCCGGCAAGGGCAATTGCGTTCGCCGGCCGAGCTTGCTGACCGAGGCGACGTGGTTCGTGCTCGAGGCGTGCATCGTCAACAACAAACTCGTGCCCAGTTCGGCGCTGCGCGTCGCGCTGCTGCGCATCTTCGGCGCGAAGATCGGCATCGGCTGCCGTTTCGTGCACCCGCTGCGCGTCAAGGCGCCGTGGAATCTGGAGGTGGGCGACCACTGCTGGTTCGGTGTCGACGTCTGGATCTACAACCAGGCGCCGATTCGCATCGGCTCGCACGTCTGCATTTCCCAAGGGACATTTCTTACCGCCGGCTCCCACGACATGAGCACGACGATGGATCTGCGCGTCGCGCCGATCGTCATCGAGGACGGCGTCTGGATCACGTCGAAATGCGTCGTGCAGATGGGCGTGACGATCGGCCGTTCGGCCGTCGTGACGCCGCTGTCCGTCGTGCACCGTTCGCTCGCGCCCGAGGGCGTCTACGGCGGCAATCCGTGCCGGTTTCTGCGCAAGCGCTTTGCGCCATGA
- a CDS encoding circularly permuted type 2 ATP-grasp protein, giving the protein MPFQSTLPFGAAADVPELLAHVREAPAPAGHWDELRDASGALREPWRRFFALAGDEGGTDLDHAAASVARQVRDNDITYNVYADNGEPRPWALDSLPFIVDEAEWAVIERGVAQRARLAEALVADVYGPQTLLGRGLLPPALVFGHPGYLRSMRGHTPPGGRYLQIVAVDLARAPGGEWTVTGHRTQAPSGLGYALENRLIVSSLFAEPFRSMRVRRLAPSYSQLIATLAQAARTTMTDDERRARADSPHIALLSPGPFSETYFEHAFLARYLGLTLVEGTDLTVRADKLYLKTLAGLERVHGVLRRLDDSFCDPVELRADSTIGVPGLLQVMRAGNVVVSNAPGAGFVESPALHGFLPGIAEALFGESLALPSVATWWCGEAAVRDDALARLEAAWLLPTWAGPAQPPPDMPPGFAAGPQRLADWRARIEAAPDAFTIRSPLPYSCAPRYEDGTLYRRPCTLRVYAIAGTNGNWHVLPGAFTRFAGERQASVSMQSGGSSADTWVLSRHPGSAFSLLPSPMKPGDLARRHRTVSSRAAENLFWAGRYSERAENSVRLTRLILGSLDGHDADEMLPTLTELAARFELIPSGDTPARSTRHAFEHTLVASLHEHSGTASVGQVIASQARACGEIRARLSNDHWRSILAARNDFRDALQALSLAPAAAGEARAERRESYDRLALMNALEALAMQLSAISGAQGDRMVRDEAWRLLFVGRHIERVVAMTTFLHVVAEGGMLATPAGFDLLLQLFDSTLTYRSLYPGRLEVPALIDLVVVDPTNPRGIYGVYERLSKKLDEIAAAAGGPNRRPFHELLEPLAALPALEQLCEADASGRYPALLAVCEDLAAQVAAASNEVSARYFIHADNGLSSRVSS; this is encoded by the coding sequence TTGCCTTTTCAATCGACTTTGCCGTTCGGTGCCGCGGCTGATGTGCCGGAACTGCTTGCGCATGTGCGCGAGGCGCCGGCTCCCGCCGGCCATTGGGACGAGCTGCGTGATGCCTCGGGCGCCCTGCGCGAGCCGTGGCGGCGTTTTTTCGCGCTGGCCGGCGACGAGGGCGGCACCGATCTCGATCATGCCGCCGCATCCGTCGCCCGTCAGGTCCGCGACAACGACATCACCTACAACGTCTACGCCGATAACGGCGAGCCGCGGCCCTGGGCGCTCGATTCGCTGCCGTTCATCGTCGACGAGGCCGAATGGGCGGTGATCGAGCGCGGAGTCGCCCAGCGCGCGCGGCTGGCCGAAGCGCTCGTAGCCGACGTGTATGGCCCGCAGACGCTGCTCGGGCGCGGCCTGTTGCCGCCCGCTCTCGTCTTCGGGCATCCCGGCTACCTGCGCTCCATGCGCGGCCACACGCCGCCCGGCGGACGCTATCTGCAGATCGTCGCGGTCGACCTCGCGCGCGCGCCCGGCGGCGAATGGACCGTGACCGGGCACCGCACGCAGGCGCCGTCCGGGCTCGGCTACGCGCTCGAGAACCGGCTCATCGTCTCGAGCCTGTTCGCCGAACCGTTCCGCTCGATGCGCGTGAGGCGCCTGGCACCCTCGTATTCGCAACTGATCGCCACGCTCGCGCAGGCAGCGCGCACGACCATGACCGACGACGAGCGGCGCGCGCGCGCGGATTCGCCCCATATCGCGCTGCTGAGCCCGGGGCCCTTCAGCGAGACCTATTTCGAGCACGCCTTTCTCGCGCGCTATCTGGGCCTCACGCTCGTGGAAGGCACCGATCTCACGGTACGCGCCGACAAGCTTTATCTGAAGACGCTGGCGGGGCTCGAACGCGTGCACGGCGTGCTGCGCCGGCTCGACGACAGCTTTTGCGATCCCGTCGAGCTGCGCGCCGATTCGACGATCGGTGTGCCGGGCCTGTTGCAAGTCATGCGTGCCGGCAACGTGGTCGTCTCCAATGCGCCGGGTGCCGGGTTCGTCGAGTCGCCTGCGCTGCACGGGTTCCTGCCCGGCATCGCCGAGGCGCTCTTCGGCGAATCGCTGGCGCTGCCGAGCGTGGCGACCTGGTGGTGCGGCGAGGCGGCGGTGCGCGACGACGCCCTCGCGCGGCTCGAGGCGGCATGGCTCCTGCCGACCTGGGCCGGCCCGGCACAGCCGCCGCCCGACATGCCGCCCGGCTTCGCCGCAGGCCCCCAGAGGCTGGCCGACTGGCGCGCGCGCATCGAGGCAGCGCCCGACGCGTTCACGATCCGCTCGCCGCTGCCGTATTCGTGCGCGCCGCGCTACGAGGACGGCACGCTCTACCGGCGGCCGTGCACCCTGCGTGTCTATGCGATCGCGGGCACCAACGGCAACTGGCACGTGCTGCCGGGCGCGTTCACGCGCTTCGCCGGCGAGCGGCAGGCGAGCGTGTCGATGCAATCGGGCGGAAGTAGCGCCGATACCTGGGTGCTCTCGCGCCATCCGGGCTCGGCCTTCTCCCTGCTGCCTTCGCCGATGAAGCCCGGCGATCTCGCGCGGCGTCATCGCACCGTGTCGAGCCGTGCCGCGGAAAACCTCTTTTGGGCGGGCCGCTACAGCGAGCGTGCCGAAAACAGTGTGCGTCTCACGCGGCTCATTCTCGGTTCGCTCGACGGTCACGATGCCGACGAGATGTTGCCGACGCTCACCGAGCTTGCCGCACGCTTCGAGCTGATTCCGAGCGGCGACACGCCCGCGCGCAGCACGCGCCACGCCTTCGAACACACGCTCGTCGCGAGCCTGCACGAGCATTCGGGCACCGCCAGCGTGGGGCAGGTCATCGCAAGCCAGGCGCGCGCTTGCGGTGAAATCCGGGCCAGGCTTTCGAACGATCACTGGCGCTCGATACTCGCGGCGCGCAACGATTTCCGCGACGCGCTGCAGGCGTTGTCGCTCGCGCCGGCCGCGGCCGGCGAGGCGCGCGCCGAGCGGCGCGAGTCCTATGACCGGCTCGCATTGATGAATGCGCTCGAAGCATTGGCGATGCAGCTTTCGGCCATCAGCGGCGCGCAAGGCGATCGCATGGTGCGCGACGAGGCCTGGCGGCTGCTCTTCGTCGGCCGCCATATCGAGCGCGTGGTCGCCATGACCACGTTCTTGCACGTGGTGGCCGAGGGCGGGATGCTCGCGACACCCGCGGGCTTCGATCTGCTGCTTCAACTCTTCGACAGTACGCTGACGTATCGCTCGCTCTACCCGGGGCGTCTGGAAGTGCCGGCGCTGATCGATCTCGTCGTGGTCGATCCGACCAATCCGCGGGGCATCTACGGTGTCTACGAGCGGCTTTCGAAGAAGCTCGACGAGATCGCCGCGGCAGCGGGTGGCCCCAACCGGCGGCCGTTCCATGAACTGCTCGAGCCGCTGGCGGCGCTGCCCGCGCTCGAACAGCTTTGCGAAGCGGACGCATCGGGCCGCTATCCGGCGCTGCTCGCCGTATGCGAGGATCTCGCCGCACAGGTCGCGGCCGCCTCGAACGAAGTCAGCGCCCGCTACTTCATTCACGCGGACAACGGGCTTTCCTCGAGGGTGTCGTCATGA